A single window of Danio rerio strain Tuebingen ecotype United States chromosome 15, GRCz12tu, whole genome shotgun sequence DNA harbors:
- the tex12 gene encoding testis-expressed protein 12: MSHRSLENTKGGTEMKRSQAKIREVENAPCSETSPAKMRKNFRPASGDMSYGFETALAEASREVSLLFSKYLEVLRERAAVDASQLGELEGILTEARSLEANLKEKKEHLRRSLALISDKLQG; the protein is encoded by the exons ATGTCACACCGCAGTCTCGAGAACACAAAAGGAGGAACAGAAATGAAAAGGTCTCAAGCCAAAATACGAGAG GTTGAAAATGCACCTTGTTCAGAGACATCTCCAGCAAAAATGAGAAAGAATTTCAGACCAGCTTCTGGAGACATGTCTTATGGGTTTGAAACTGCTTTGGCAG aGGCTAGCCGAGAGGTCAGTCTCCTGTTTTCCAAGTACTTGGAGGTCTTGAG GGAAAGAGCTGCTGTGGATGCTTCACAGCTTGGGGAACTGGAAGGTATTCTTACTGAAGCCAGGAGTTTAGAGGCTAATCTTAAAGAAAAGAAGGAACACCTGAGACGATCTTTGGCTTTGATCTCTGACAAACTACAAGGATAG
- the bco2b gene encoding beta-carotene oxygenase 2b isoform X1 has translation MSSMNRLNSSKSGWKKTRPKNKDQYFTDVHGLPSIEKLICSADETPEPITTTITGNVPSWIKGNFLRNGPGKFEIGRSSFNHWFDGMALLHQFHIEDGKVTYMSRFLNSDSYKENLEHNRIIVSEFGTVAMPDPCKNFFQRFLSRFELPKLSDNANVSFVQYKGDYYVSTETNFMHKIDPETLETKEKVDWSKFIAVNGATAHPHVDSDGTTYNMGNSYTVKGAFYNIIMVPPNKENPNDTLEGASVVCSIPSEDKSKPSYYHSFAMSENYVVFIEQPIKMDLLKIVTGKLRGKGINEGVYWDPKRNTVFHVINKRTGKLSLVKYYTKPLSTFHQINCYEDNGFLIMDMCSSDDGQAINNYVIQNLKKSGSALDEVYNTLCRVFPRRFVLPLNVDSDTPHGENLITCFNSTATAIKTDNNKVFCTYEDLHGEDLHEYGGLEFPHINYSMCNSHPYRYFYGCGFRHLVGDSLIKMDLQGKQIKVWKHAGMFPSEPVFVSSPGAVEEDDGVILSVVITPNQDKSTFLLVLDAKTFEELGRAEVPKNIPYGFHGTFQS, from the exons ATGTCTTCTATGAACCGCCTGAACAGCAGCAAATCTG GCTGGAAGAAAACCAGGCCTAAGAATAAGGATCAATACTTTACAGATGTTCACGGTCTGCCAAGCATTGAGAAGCTGATATGTTCTGCAGACGAAACCCCAGAGCCCATTACGACCACTATTACAGGTAACGTCCCTAGCTGGATCAAGGGCAATTTCCTCAGGAACGGACCTGGGAAGTTTGAGATCGGAAGAAGCAG TTTCAACCACTGGTTTGATGGCATGGCGCTTTTGCACCAGTTCCACATTGAGGATGGAAAAGTGACCTACATGAGCCGATTCCTCAACAGCGATAGCTATAAGGAAAACCTAGAGCATAACCGCATAATAGTGTCTGAATTTGGCACAGTGGCAATGCCAGATCCGTGCAAGAACTTCTTCCAGCGCTTCCTCTCACGCTTTGAGCTGCCAA AACTAAGTGACAATGCAAATGTGAGCTTTGTTCAGTATAAAGGAGACTACTATGTCAGCACAGAGACCAACTTCATGCACAAAATAGATCCAGAAACACTTGAAACAAAGGAAAAG GTGGACTGGAGTAAATTTATTGCGGTTAATGGGGCTACAGCTCACCCTCATGTGGATTCTGATGGAACGACATACAACATGGGCAACTCTTACACTGTTAAAG GTGCTTTTTACAACATAATAATGGTGCCCCCAAACAAGGAAAACCCAAATGATACATTGGAAGGAGCGTCAGTTGTGTGTTCAATCCCATCAGAGGACAAGTCCAAACCGTCCTACTATCACAGCTTTG CCATGTCAGAGAACTATGTGGTATTCATCGAGCAGCCAATCAAAATGGACCTTCTGAAGATTGTGACAGGGAAATTGCGTGGAAAAGGAATTAATGAAGGTGTTTACTGGGACCCCAAACGAAACACAGTTTTCCATGTGATCAATAAGCGCACAGGAAAG CTGAGCCTTGTCAAATATTACACAAAGCCACTGTCAACCTTCCACCAGATAAACTGCTATGAAGACAATGGTTTCTTGATTATGGACATGTGCAGTTCTGATGATGGCCAAGCAATAAACAACTATGTAATTCAGAATCTTAAAAAGTCTGGGAGTGCTTTAGATGAG GTATATAACACATTGTGCAGAGTGTTTCCTCGCCGTTTTGTCCTGCCATTAAACGTGGACAGTGACACACCCCATGGGGAAAATCTCATCACATGCTTCAACAGCACTGCAACAGCAATCAAGACAGACAATAACAAG GTGTTTTGCACATATGAAGATCTCCATGGTGAGGATCTCCATGAATACGGTGGACTGGAATTTCCACATATCAACTATTCAATGTGCAATTCACACCCCTACCGTTACTTCTACGGATGTGGCTTCAGACACCTGGTTGGAGACTCTCTCATTAAAATGGACCTTCAAGGCAAACAAATAAAG GTGTGGAAGCATGCAGGCATGTTTCCTTCAGAACCGGTCTTTGTATCTTCACCGGGTGCTGTAGAAGAGGATGATGGAGTCATTCTGTCTGTGGTCATCACCCCTAATCAG GACAAGAGCACCTTCCTTCTAGTGCTGGATGCGAAGACATTTGAAGAATTGGGCCGCGCTGAAGTACCAAAAAACATTCCTTATGGATTCCACGGGACCTTCCAATCATAG